In Actinoplanes sp. NBC_00393, a single genomic region encodes these proteins:
- a CDS encoding TetR/AcrR family transcriptional regulator, whose protein sequence is MTDSTRRTRGLRHGPRGAQVVEKVRAATLAELARAGFAGLTIDGVAKAAGVNRTTIYRRWPSKAALLAAMVEPVLERYDTDPDTGSVQQDLLALLLMIRDNTALPEGLALTEAVVASGGELHDLMRTTIDRAMAPFHRALERAVARGEMSAATDVRMIAYLAFHGVVMWEPTHESPPSDLDCARIARTVLGR, encoded by the coding sequence ATGACGGACTCGACGCGGCGTACCCGCGGTCTGCGACACGGACCGCGCGGCGCTCAGGTGGTCGAGAAGGTCCGGGCGGCCACCCTGGCGGAGCTGGCCCGCGCCGGTTTCGCCGGCCTCACCATCGACGGGGTCGCCAAGGCGGCCGGCGTCAACCGCACGACCATCTACCGACGCTGGCCGTCGAAGGCGGCGCTGCTCGCCGCGATGGTGGAGCCGGTTCTCGAGCGCTACGACACCGATCCGGACACCGGGTCGGTCCAGCAGGACCTGCTCGCCCTGCTGCTGATGATCAGGGACAACACCGCCCTGCCCGAGGGTCTCGCGCTCACCGAGGCCGTGGTCGCCAGCGGCGGCGAACTACACGACCTGATGCGGACCACCATCGACCGGGCCATGGCGCCGTTCCACCGGGCGCTCGAGCGGGCGGTGGCCAGGGGCGAGATGAGTGCGGCCACCGACGTACGGATGATCGCCTATCTGGCCTTCCACGGTGTCGTCATGTGGGAGCCGACCCACGAAAGCCCGCCGAGCGACCTCGACTGCGCCCGCATCGCGCGGACCGTGCTGGGACGGTGA
- a CDS encoding Crp/Fnr family transcriptional regulator produces MSITVETLAAQPFLAGLTEHQLSLLAPLTGRSMFHAGNRIFREGTPAEQFWLLTDGRVFLDSEVRGHDNFVLETLRSPAVLGCSWLFPPYRWQFGAVAVSTAQALTFHGPLVRALFQSDPALGHELTTRFLQVMAGRLNAARRRLGDCQRASGHRFDE; encoded by the coding sequence ATGTCCATCACCGTCGAGACACTCGCCGCGCAGCCGTTCCTCGCCGGACTGACCGAGCATCAGCTGAGTCTGCTGGCGCCCCTCACCGGCCGGTCGATGTTCCACGCCGGGAACCGGATCTTCCGGGAGGGCACTCCCGCCGAGCAGTTCTGGCTGCTCACCGACGGCCGGGTGTTCCTCGACAGCGAGGTCCGCGGCCACGACAACTTCGTGCTGGAGACCCTGCGGTCGCCGGCGGTGCTGGGCTGCTCGTGGCTGTTCCCGCCGTACCGGTGGCAGTTCGGCGCGGTCGCGGTGAGCACCGCGCAGGCGCTGACGTTCCACGGCCCGCTGGTCCGGGCCCTGTTCCAGAGCGACCCGGCGCTCGGTCACGAGCTCACCACCCGCTTCCTGCAGGTCATGGCCGGGCGCCTGAACGCGGCCCGGCGCCGGCTGGGGGACTGCCAGCGGGCCAGCGGCCATCGCTTCGACGAGTGA
- a CDS encoding S8 family serine peptidase: MKAQIRKYAVGAVAVGAFAAVGAFALPTGTVGWEPVTYGLTASPAELVPATVSVEKPARIVTTTVGKDGRPVITVREATDRDTAAEMVAEGQGAEDAVSVEVDAPMYTMGVPTGSDPSRSKQWDFAKLKIAEAWKKSTGAGVTVAVIDTGVDVKHPDLAGNVLPGYDAIANKAGASSDGNGHGTHVAGTIAAVTGNNVGISAVAPDTKILPVKALGANGSGNMSDAAEGIIWAADHGAQVINMSLGSTTKVTAVTNAINYARSKGVTVVAAAGNSRSSGSPTSYPAADAGVIAVAATDSNDKYGSYSNAGSYVDVAAPGSSIMSTYPTALGSYKSMNGTSMASPHIAAVAALLKAANPALTPDQIEAAMEQTAVDLGTKGFDKDYGNGRVDPVAALAKVAPAPTTAPTTAPTTAPTTAPTTAPTTAPVTKAPTTAPTTSAPTTAPTTKAPTTKAPTTAPTTSAPVTKAPTTAPTTSAPSNTVTSYEAQVITLTNAQRTAKGCAALRTDDRLTTAARAHSADMAAQGFFSHTGSDGSNFVTRVSRTGYTGASAENIAYGYRTPQDVVTGWMNSSGHRTNILNCNSVAIGVGLVIKADGTTYWTQDFGRS, encoded by the coding sequence ATGAAGGCTCAGATCCGTAAGTACGCCGTCGGCGCTGTCGCTGTCGGTGCGTTCGCCGCTGTCGGCGCTTTCGCTCTGCCGACCGGCACGGTGGGCTGGGAGCCTGTCACCTACGGTTTGACCGCCAGCCCGGCGGAGTTGGTGCCGGCGACGGTGTCGGTGGAGAAGCCGGCGCGGATCGTGACGACCACGGTCGGCAAGGACGGCCGTCCGGTGATCACGGTGCGTGAGGCCACCGACCGGGATACCGCGGCCGAGATGGTCGCGGAGGGGCAGGGCGCCGAGGACGCGGTCAGTGTCGAGGTGGACGCCCCGATGTACACGATGGGTGTCCCGACCGGTTCGGACCCGAGCCGTAGCAAGCAGTGGGATTTCGCGAAGCTGAAGATCGCGGAGGCGTGGAAGAAGTCGACCGGTGCGGGTGTCACCGTCGCGGTGATCGACACCGGCGTGGACGTCAAGCACCCGGATCTGGCCGGCAACGTGCTGCCCGGCTACGACGCGATCGCGAACAAGGCCGGCGCCAGCAGTGACGGCAACGGGCACGGCACCCACGTGGCCGGCACCATCGCCGCGGTCACCGGCAACAACGTCGGGATCTCCGCGGTCGCGCCGGACACCAAGATCCTGCCGGTCAAGGCGCTCGGCGCGAACGGCAGCGGCAACATGTCGGACGCCGCCGAAGGCATCATCTGGGCCGCCGACCACGGCGCGCAGGTGATCAACATGTCGCTCGGGTCCACCACGAAGGTCACCGCGGTGACCAACGCGATCAACTACGCCCGCAGCAAGGGTGTCACCGTGGTCGCCGCGGCCGGCAACAGCCGCAGCTCCGGCAGCCCGACCTCGTACCCGGCCGCGGACGCCGGGGTGATCGCGGTCGCCGCGACCGACAGCAACGACAAGTACGGCTCCTACTCCAACGCCGGCAGCTACGTCGACGTCGCCGCGCCGGGTAGCAGCATCATGAGCACCTATCCGACCGCGCTGGGCTCGTACAAGTCCATGAACGGCACCTCGATGGCGTCGCCGCACATCGCGGCGGTCGCCGCGCTGCTCAAGGCCGCCAACCCGGCGCTGACGCCGGACCAGATCGAGGCCGCGATGGAGCAGACCGCGGTCGACCTGGGCACCAAGGGCTTCGACAAGGACTACGGCAACGGTCGCGTCGACCCGGTCGCCGCCCTGGCCAAGGTCGCCCCGGCCCCGACCACCGCCCCGACCACGGCACCCACCACCGCACCGACCACGGCACCGACCACCGCCCCGACCACCGCTCCGGTGACCAAGGCGCCGACGACCGCGCCGACCACGAGCGCCCCGACCACCGCGCCGACCACCAAGGCACCGACCACCAAGGCACCGACCACCGCGCCGACCACCAGCGCTCCGGTGACCAAGGCGCCGACCACCGCGCCCACCACGAGCGCGCCCAGCAACACCGTGACCAGCTACGAGGCGCAGGTCATCACCCTGACCAACGCGCAGCGCACCGCCAAGGGCTGCGCCGCGCTGCGCACCGACGACCGGCTGACCACGGCGGCCCGCGCGCACAGCGCCGACATGGCGGCGCAGGGCTTCTTCAGCCACACCGGCTCCGACGGCAGCAACTTCGTCACCCGGGTGTCCCGGACCGGCTACACGGGTGCGTCCGCCGAGAACATCGCTTACGGCTACCGCACCCCGCAGGACGTCGTGACCGGCTGGATGAACAGTTCCGGGCACCGCACCAACATCCTCAACTGCAACAGCGTCGCCATCGGTGTCGGCCTGGTGATCAAGGCGGACGGCACGACGTACTGGACCCAGGACTTCGGCCGCTCCTGA
- a CDS encoding RNA polymerase sigma factor, with amino-acid sequence MADEAELVRRTAAGDRRAFDELYRRTSPWLLSRLRRRCSDDDVVADVMQETYLAVWRAAGSFAGATTSGSAVGWLWTIAAHRLVDAFRRRARQNQVPAVPMAETVAPAAEDEVMAVRVGQELEQALLELPPEARQVLRAMVLDGLSVRETSLLLGLPENTVKSRARRARIALREALS; translated from the coding sequence GTGGCTGACGAGGCAGAACTCGTCCGCCGCACCGCCGCCGGGGACCGGCGCGCGTTCGACGAGCTGTACCGGCGCACGTCGCCGTGGCTGCTCAGCCGGCTGCGCCGCCGCTGCTCCGACGACGACGTGGTCGCCGACGTGATGCAGGAGACCTACCTGGCCGTCTGGCGGGCCGCGGGCAGCTTCGCCGGCGCCACCACGTCAGGCAGCGCGGTCGGCTGGCTGTGGACCATCGCCGCGCACCGCCTGGTCGACGCGTTCCGCCGCCGGGCCCGGCAGAACCAGGTGCCCGCGGTGCCGATGGCCGAGACGGTCGCCCCGGCCGCCGAGGACGAGGTGATGGCCGTCCGGGTCGGCCAGGAACTGGAACAGGCCCTGCTGGAACTGCCCCCGGAGGCGCGGCAGGTGCTGCGGGCCATGGTGCTCGACGGCCTGTCCGTCCGGGAGACGTCCCTGCTGCTCGGCCTGCCCGAGAACACCGTGAAGTCGCGGGCCCGCCGGGCCCGGATCGCCCTTCGGGAGGCACTGTCGTGA
- a CDS encoding ABC transporter ATP-binding protein → MRTVSAAETAPTTYPWAVHAEGLQVRAGRHLAVDGLDLSLNTGVHGLLGPNGAGKTTLMRALATVLKPAGGRLTLLGESVDSRADLRRVRRGLGYLPQQFGFYPRFTVREFVEYMAWLKEMPKTAIPGATQRAIERVGLADKAGARMKTLSGGMLRRAGIAQAIVNDPAILLLDEPTVGLDPEQRLEFRELLRDIGVDCCVLVSTHLVEDVVAACSDVVMINEGRLLFQGTPDGLVAQGSDSDPGDSPAERGYSALLRRHRTEAGR, encoded by the coding sequence ATGCGTACGGTGAGCGCGGCTGAAACAGCCCCCACCACCTATCCCTGGGCGGTGCACGCCGAAGGCCTGCAGGTCCGGGCCGGCCGCCACCTGGCCGTGGACGGGCTCGACCTGAGCCTGAACACCGGGGTGCACGGCCTGCTCGGGCCCAACGGCGCCGGCAAGACCACCCTGATGCGGGCGCTGGCGACGGTGCTGAAACCGGCCGGCGGCCGGCTCACCCTGCTCGGCGAGTCGGTGGACAGCCGCGCCGACCTGCGCCGGGTGCGCCGCGGGCTGGGCTACCTGCCCCAGCAGTTCGGGTTCTACCCGAGGTTCACGGTGCGCGAATTCGTCGAGTACATGGCGTGGCTCAAGGAGATGCCGAAGACCGCGATCCCCGGCGCGACGCAGCGGGCGATCGAACGGGTCGGGCTCGCGGACAAGGCCGGCGCCCGGATGAAGACGCTGTCCGGCGGCATGCTGCGCCGTGCCGGCATCGCCCAGGCGATCGTCAACGACCCGGCGATCCTGCTGCTCGACGAGCCGACCGTCGGCCTCGACCCGGAGCAGCGGCTGGAGTTCCGCGAGCTGCTCCGCGACATCGGCGTCGACTGCTGTGTGCTGGTCTCCACCCACCTCGTCGAGGACGTGGTCGCCGCCTGCAGCGACGTCGTCATGATCAACGAGGGCCGGCTGCTGTTCCAGGGCACCCCGGACGGACTGGTCGCACAGGGCAGCGACAGCGATCCCGGCGACAGCCCGGCCGAACGCGGCTACTCGGCGCTGCTGCGCCGGCACCGGACGGAGGCGGGCCGGTGA
- a CDS encoding MFS transporter — protein sequence MTTSPAPLQRAGRSAGIALAVVLFADFMDLLDATIVVVAAPALAADLGASEAQLQWTLAAYTLALGSALITGGRIGDSYGRRRIFLAGLAGFVAASALCALATGPAMLIATRALQGLAAGVMVPQVFGIIRSSFDAAGRARAFGAYGAVLSLASVAGPLLGGFLVDADLFGLGWRTIFWINVPIGLIALALGARVLPESTGGERTRLDLRGAVTVTGAVLLILLPLVQGRVWGWPWWGFALIAAGVVVLLAFLAAEARLAARGGQPLLDPALLQIRSFAAGLAAALFFFGAIAAFFLTLSIYLQAGTGRSAWQTGLVILPYAIGSVLTSGLGVALAARAGRALAVTGSLLLAASQAMLSWLVRDGQDPGYAMLALALFAGGLGLGLTAPILVNVILAGVPGRDAGAAGGVLSTVTQIGGAAGVAVLGTVFFLAVDSAPDRLQVFSDAFGSVLSWQVVLYVVAAGLMLLLPRAAAPDSGH from the coding sequence ATGACGACATCACCAGCACCGCTGCAACGGGCGGGACGCTCCGCCGGCATCGCCTTGGCGGTGGTCCTGTTCGCCGACTTCATGGATCTGCTCGACGCGACGATCGTGGTCGTCGCCGCACCCGCGCTGGCCGCCGACCTCGGCGCGAGCGAGGCGCAGCTGCAGTGGACGCTGGCCGCTTACACCCTCGCGCTGGGCTCGGCCCTGATCACCGGCGGCCGCATCGGCGACAGCTACGGCCGGCGCCGCATCTTCCTGGCCGGCCTGGCCGGTTTCGTGGCCGCGTCGGCGCTGTGCGCGCTGGCGACCGGTCCGGCCATGCTGATCGCCACCCGGGCGCTGCAGGGCCTGGCGGCCGGGGTGATGGTTCCGCAGGTGTTCGGCATCATCCGCTCGTCGTTCGACGCCGCCGGCCGGGCCCGGGCGTTCGGCGCGTACGGCGCGGTGCTGAGCCTGGCCTCGGTGGCCGGCCCGCTGCTCGGTGGATTCCTGGTGGACGCGGACCTGTTCGGCCTGGGCTGGCGGACCATCTTTTGGATCAACGTGCCGATCGGGCTGATCGCGCTCGCCCTGGGCGCCCGGGTGCTGCCCGAGTCGACCGGCGGCGAGCGGACCAGACTGGACCTGCGGGGCGCGGTCACCGTGACCGGGGCGGTCCTGCTGATCCTTCTCCCGCTCGTCCAGGGCCGGGTCTGGGGCTGGCCGTGGTGGGGGTTCGCGCTGATCGCGGCCGGTGTCGTGGTGCTGCTCGCCTTCCTGGCTGCCGAGGCCCGCCTCGCCGCCCGCGGCGGGCAGCCGCTGCTGGACCCCGCGCTGCTTCAAATCCGCAGCTTCGCCGCCGGCCTCGCCGCCGCGTTGTTCTTCTTCGGCGCCATCGCGGCGTTCTTCCTCACCCTGTCGATCTACCTGCAGGCCGGCACCGGCCGCAGCGCCTGGCAGACCGGTCTGGTGATCCTGCCGTACGCCATCGGCTCCGTCCTCACCTCCGGCCTCGGTGTCGCGCTGGCTGCCCGGGCCGGGCGGGCCCTCGCGGTGACCGGCTCGCTCCTGCTCGCCGCTTCCCAGGCGATGCTGTCGTGGCTGGTCCGCGACGGACAGGACCCCGGGTACGCCATGCTGGCGCTCGCCCTGTTCGCCGGCGGGCTCGGGCTGGGGCTGACCGCGCCGATCCTGGTCAATGTCATCCTCGCCGGTGTGCCGGGCCGTGACGCGGGCGCCGCCGGCGGGGTGCTCTCCACCGTCACGCAGATCGGCGGCGCCGCCGGCGTCGCCGTCCTGGGCACCGTGTTCTTCCTCGCGGTCGACAGCGCGCCGGACCGCCTTCAGGTGTTCAGCGACGCGTTCGGCAGCGTGCTGAGCTGGCAGGTCGTGCTCTACGTCGTGGCGGCCGGCCTGATGCTGTTGCTGCCCCGGGCGGCCGCGCCGGACTCCGGCCACTGA
- a CDS encoding helix-turn-helix transcriptional regulator produces MATTSERILKLLSLLASRREWSGDELAARAGVSTRTIRRDIEALRELGYPVLTTKGPDGGYRLGAGTTLPPLMFDDDQAVAVALALQTAPATVFGLSDAAARALETIQQVMPARLRAEIDALRITRLRNWWEFAAPPIDAGALKAVGNAVRKGHLLLFDYLRPDGTRPEPRDADFVPPLRVEPHHLVLWAGRWYLVAYEPASGSWPIYRVDRIHAHTPTGRPFTRRDLPGGSVANHVMNSYDRGDTRPDWQCVGTARMDLPPEIVARWAPGGSVVEYVGPAQARITLGAWSWAGIAGILATFDADIDVIEPAELRDACRALARRLSKA; encoded by the coding sequence GTGGCCACGACATCGGAGCGCATCCTGAAGCTGCTGTCCCTGCTGGCGTCGCGCCGCGAGTGGAGCGGCGACGAACTCGCCGCCCGCGCCGGGGTGAGCACGCGCACCATCCGGCGCGACATCGAGGCGCTGCGCGAACTCGGCTACCCGGTGCTGACGACCAAGGGTCCGGACGGCGGGTACCGGCTCGGCGCCGGCACCACGCTGCCGCCGTTGATGTTCGACGACGACCAGGCGGTCGCCGTCGCGCTGGCGTTGCAGACGGCGCCGGCCACCGTGTTCGGCCTCAGCGACGCCGCGGCCCGGGCGCTGGAGACCATCCAGCAGGTCATGCCCGCCCGGCTGCGGGCCGAGATCGACGCGCTGCGCATCACCCGGCTGCGCAACTGGTGGGAGTTCGCCGCCCCGCCGATCGACGCGGGCGCCCTCAAGGCGGTCGGCAACGCCGTACGCAAAGGTCATCTGCTGCTCTTCGACTACCTGCGGCCCGACGGCACGCGACCCGAACCGCGCGACGCTGATTTCGTGCCGCCGCTCCGGGTCGAACCGCACCACCTGGTGTTGTGGGCGGGCCGGTGGTATCTGGTCGCCTACGAGCCGGCCAGCGGCTCCTGGCCGATCTACCGCGTCGACCGCATCCACGCCCACACGCCGACCGGCCGGCCCTTCACCCGCCGGGACCTGCCCGGCGGCAGTGTCGCCAACCACGTCATGAACAGCTACGACCGCGGCGACACCCGGCCCGACTGGCAGTGCGTCGGCACCGCGCGGATGGACCTGCCGCCGGAGATCGTGGCCCGCTGGGCTCCCGGCGGATCAGTGGTCGAGTACGTCGGTCCCGCTCAGGCGCGGATCACGCTGGGCGCCTGGTCGTGGGCCGGCATCGCGGGCATCCTCGCCACCTTCGACGCCGACATCGACGTCATCGAACCGGCTGAACTGCGCGACGCCTGCCGCGCCCTGGCACGAAGACTTTCGAAGGCGTGA
- a CDS encoding MFS transporter — MLPVLTRYLSAAIGARLADEGARVSIVLLAIEQTGHAGVGGLLVAALMVPHVAAAPLAGAAADRARRRKPLYLAAFVAYALALTGSALLIGPATWAAAILLFAGGCLAPLLFGGLSSLLRELVPGNLGRAFGFDATTYSVAGIAGPALAALVAGFAGAAWSLVTLGGFALLGAAAFLTLPLGARPSEVRATRPKRPLAAFAVMVSRPRLGAATAATGLSQFGFGALPLAAAAIATARHDPPLTGLIMAVGAAGSLVGSLLTTRITVVHRRPVRTLLICIAAMAVPFLLVAFLPGLWPLIAVAGLLMGPTTVALFSIRDRESPPEIRTQVFTLGAGIKVTSAAAGAAVGGLLSTAGPALLLGVIAAGQLLAALTGALLLRRAGRPAGPQTEEADAPALRPEN, encoded by the coding sequence GTGCTACCGGTCCTGACGCGATACCTGTCGGCCGCGATCGGTGCCCGCCTCGCCGACGAGGGCGCCCGGGTGTCGATCGTGCTGCTCGCCATCGAGCAGACCGGCCATGCCGGGGTCGGCGGGCTGCTGGTCGCGGCGTTGATGGTCCCGCACGTGGCCGCCGCCCCGCTGGCCGGCGCCGCCGCCGACCGGGCCCGCCGCCGCAAACCGCTCTATCTGGCCGCCTTCGTCGCCTACGCGCTGGCACTGACCGGCTCCGCGCTGCTGATCGGCCCCGCGACCTGGGCGGCCGCCATCCTGCTGTTCGCCGGCGGATGCCTCGCGCCGCTGCTGTTCGGCGGCCTGAGCAGCCTGTTGCGCGAGCTGGTCCCCGGCAACCTGGGACGCGCGTTCGGCTTCGACGCCACCACCTACTCGGTGGCGGGCATCGCCGGCCCGGCGCTCGCCGCGCTGGTCGCCGGCTTCGCCGGAGCGGCCTGGTCACTGGTCACCCTGGGCGGGTTCGCCCTGCTGGGTGCCGCGGCGTTTCTCACCCTGCCCTTGGGGGCACGCCCCTCCGAGGTACGCGCGACGCGCCCGAAACGGCCACTGGCCGCCTTCGCGGTGATGGTCAGCAGGCCACGGCTGGGCGCGGCGACCGCGGCCACCGGGCTCAGCCAGTTCGGTTTCGGGGCGCTGCCCCTGGCCGCCGCCGCGATCGCCACCGCCCGCCACGACCCGCCCCTGACCGGCCTGATCATGGCAGTGGGCGCCGCCGGCAGCCTGGTCGGTTCGCTGCTGACCACCCGGATCACGGTCGTGCACCGCCGTCCGGTCCGCACCCTGCTGATCTGCATCGCGGCGATGGCCGTACCGTTCCTGCTCGTCGCGTTCCTGCCCGGCCTGTGGCCGCTGATCGCCGTGGCCGGGCTGCTGATGGGACCGACCACGGTGGCCCTGTTCTCGATCCGCGACCGCGAGTCCCCACCCGAGATCCGCACCCAGGTCTTCACCCTCGGCGCCGGCATCAAGGTCACCTCAGCCGCCGCCGGCGCCGCCGTGGGCGGCCTGCTCTCCACCGCCGGCCCGGCCCTGCTGCTGGGCGTGATCGCCGCCGGCCAGCTGCTGGCCGCCCTGACCGGCGCCCTCCTCCTGCGCCGCGCCGGCCGCCCGGCCGGGCCGCAGACCGAGGAAGCCGATGCGCCCGCCCTGCGCCCGGAGAACTGA
- a CDS encoding PP2C family protein-serine/threonine phosphatase, which translates to MSASMEAVRRLMDLRHRGRAEDLPQVLAEAAPLLDAEAVTVLLVDYGQEALHPLRGTVLDTATTLAVEDTLAGRAFTTARHQWNDDGMLWLPLLHGAERLGVLEFRVKAPPPLPVQHDLEVIAALVAELIASRRFYGDAVEHTRRRMPMQLAAEIIWNQLPPLTFAVDGTMVTAVLEPCYEVGGDAFDYAANGDVLHVALFDTVGHGISASALTTLTLNTYRNARRSGLSLLDTCRSIDKWIRAQYPGAFVTALVAELDIATGAYRRISAGHPAELFLRDGRALPMLPTPNALPLGLGHMLRRVPQVIEVQLEPGDALVLYTDGITEARDASGTLFGVEQLSEFMLRTLGAGIPAPETMRRLIQTIVSYEQGELRDDATAAMLQWRRH; encoded by the coding sequence ATGTCCGCGTCGATGGAGGCCGTGCGACGGCTCATGGATCTGCGGCACCGCGGGCGGGCCGAGGATCTGCCGCAGGTGCTGGCCGAGGCCGCGCCGCTGCTCGACGCGGAAGCCGTCACCGTCCTGCTCGTCGACTACGGGCAGGAGGCGCTGCACCCGTTGCGCGGGACCGTGCTCGACACCGCCACCACGCTGGCGGTGGAGGACACCCTCGCCGGGCGGGCCTTCACCACCGCGCGGCACCAGTGGAACGACGACGGGATGCTGTGGCTGCCGCTGCTGCACGGCGCCGAACGGCTCGGCGTGCTGGAGTTCCGGGTCAAGGCTCCTCCCCCGCTTCCCGTGCAGCACGACCTCGAGGTGATCGCCGCCCTGGTCGCCGAGCTGATCGCCAGCCGGCGATTCTACGGCGACGCGGTCGAGCACACCCGGCGGCGGATGCCGATGCAGCTGGCCGCGGAGATCATCTGGAATCAGCTGCCGCCGCTCACCTTCGCGGTCGACGGCACCATGGTCACCGCCGTGCTCGAACCCTGCTACGAGGTCGGCGGCGACGCCTTCGACTACGCGGCCAACGGTGACGTCCTGCACGTGGCGCTCTTCGACACGGTCGGGCACGGGATCAGCGCGAGCGCGCTGACCACCCTGACGTTGAACACATACCGTAACGCCCGCCGGTCCGGGCTCTCCCTGCTCGACACCTGCCGGTCGATCGACAAGTGGATCCGCGCCCAGTATCCGGGCGCCTTCGTCACCGCACTGGTGGCCGAACTCGACATCGCGACCGGCGCGTACCGGCGGATCAGCGCCGGTCACCCGGCCGAGCTGTTCCTGCGTGACGGCCGGGCCCTGCCCATGCTGCCCACGCCCAACGCGCTGCCGCTCGGCCTCGGCCACATGCTGCGCCGCGTCCCGCAGGTGATCGAGGTGCAACTGGAACCGGGGGACGCGCTGGTCCTCTACACCGACGGCATCACCGAGGCCCGGGACGCCTCCGGCACGCTGTTCGGCGTGGAACAGCTCAGCGAATTCATGCTGCGCACCCTGGGCGCCGGCATTCCGGCGCCGGAGACGATGCGCCGGCTCATCCAGACGATCGTCTCCTACGAACAGGGTGAACTGCGCGACGACGCGACCGCCGCGATGCTGCAGTGGCGCCGGCACTGA
- the msrA gene encoding peptide-methionine (S)-S-oxide reductase MsrA: MSTQKAILAGGCFWGMQDLIRKRPGVVSTRVGYTGGQVENATYRNHAGHAEAIEIVYDPAVTSYRDLLEFFFQIHDPSTVNRQGNDIGTSYRSAIFYESDEQKQVAEDTIADVDASGLWPGKVVTEVTAAGPFWEAEPEHQDYLERIPNGYTCHFPRPNWKLPRRSQ, from the coding sequence ATGAGCACGCAGAAGGCCATCCTGGCCGGTGGCTGTTTCTGGGGCATGCAGGACCTGATCCGCAAGCGCCCCGGCGTGGTCTCCACCCGGGTCGGCTACACCGGCGGCCAGGTGGAGAACGCGACGTACCGCAACCACGCGGGCCACGCCGAGGCCATCGAGATCGTCTACGACCCGGCGGTCACCTCGTACCGGGATCTGCTCGAGTTCTTCTTCCAGATCCACGACCCGAGCACGGTCAACCGCCAGGGCAACGACATCGGTACGAGCTACCGCTCGGCGATCTTCTACGAGAGCGACGAGCAGAAGCAGGTCGCCGAGGACACCATCGCCGACGTCGACGCGTCCGGCCTGTGGCCCGGCAAGGTCGTCACCGAGGTGACCGCGGCCGGCCCGTTCTGGGAGGCCGAGCCGGAGCACCAGGACTACCTGGAGCGCATCCCGAACGGCTACACCTGCCACTTCCCCCGCCCGAACTGGAAGCTGCCGCGCCGCTCGCAGTAG
- a CDS encoding MarR family winged helix-turn-helix transcriptional regulator: MTSEDSVDALVDALVRCTFQVTGVLTSIGAANDLSLTQLRVFGILRDRRPRVTELAAYLGLDKSSMSGLIDRAERRGLLGRAKDPADGRAVVVFLTPAGHELTRTLYVQVRDALAPALGRLRPEQREQLLQSLGPLLGD; encoded by the coding sequence ATGACCTCCGAGGACTCCGTGGACGCGCTGGTCGACGCTCTCGTGCGCTGCACGTTCCAGGTGACGGGCGTGCTCACCAGCATCGGCGCCGCCAACGACCTGTCCCTCACCCAGCTGCGGGTGTTCGGCATCCTGCGCGACCGGCGTCCCCGCGTCACCGAGTTGGCCGCCTACCTGGGCCTCGACAAGTCGTCGATGTCCGGTCTGATCGACCGCGCCGAGCGTCGCGGCCTGCTCGGCCGGGCCAAGGACCCGGCCGACGGCCGCGCCGTCGTGGTGTTCCTGACCCCGGCCGGCCACGAGCTCACCCGGACGCTGTACGTCCAGGTTCGCGACGCGCTCGCGCCGGCACTGGGCCGCCTGCGGCCTGAGCAGCGCGAACAGCTTCTCCAGTCGCTGGGGCCGCTGCTCGGTGACTGA